From the genome of Longispora fulva:
TCTGCCGGTGGTGGGTCATGCAGCCTCTGCCGGGCGACGGGGCATGACCACCATGACGTCCCCGGACCAATCCGCGACGACCGGCTGCAGGCCGGTCAGCTGGCCCGACTACCAGCACTCACGCCCGAACCCTTGGTCAGGCGGCAGTGATGCCGTGCCCACGCCAGGAACCTCGAAAGGTGACGCCGGCTTCCGACTTGAGCGTCCAGCCACTCACCCCGGAGCGGTCTCGGCGCCAAGGTTCAGCGGCTGTGAGCTCGCGGTGGCCGATGGGTTGTACCTGGCAGCCCATCACCACGCGACCGGGCACGCGCTTCTGGGCGACGGCGTGTTGGGTGTGGGCCTGGCGGGGTGTCTGCTCGGCGAGGCACTGCTGCGCGAGTACCTGTGGCTTGATGCTGGCCGGCTGCGGGTGGACCCGGCCACGCAGACCCCGGTCGACGCCGTGGTGCACATGGTCGTCGCGGAGGTGCGGGCCGAACCCGGCCGGCTGGCCGCGGATTGGTTGCCGGCGTTGTCTGACAGCGCGCTTGGCTGGGTCCGCCGCCGCCTGGTGCGGGCGCGGACGCTGCGCGTCGAAGAGCGTCGGATGCGCTCACCTCGGCTCGTGCCGGCCCTGCCGGGCAATGTCGAGTTGCGGGGGATCCGCCTACGTCGCGCGGTGCGCCACCCGCACGAGTTGACCGACGCTGACGTGCTGCTGCTAGCCGTCATCGACGCGATAGGCCTGGCCGGCGAGTTCTTCTCCTCCGACCCTGACCTGCACACCCTCGCCACCGGATACATCTGCGGCCTCCCTCAGCCTCTCGCGGCTTTGGTGGCGGCCGTGGACCAGGTCGTCGTCCGTTCCGTCGCAGCCCCCCGCCCCTGACTCCTGGAGATCGCTGATGTCCTTGTCTCTTGAAGCCGGCCTTAGCCCGGTCGAAGTGTCCCTGGCTCGCAACCGGCTGGGCGCCAGCCCGGTGTTGTTCTTCCTCCTGTCGGCCGCCGCACCGCTGACAGTGGTCGCCGGGGTGGTCACCGCTGGCTACGCCTCCACCGCCAACACGGCGCTGCCGGCCGGGTTCGTGCTCGTCGGGATCGTCCTGGCGGTGTTCATGGTCGGGTACCTGGCCATGTCCAAGGCCGTGCCAAACGCGGGCGCGTTCTACGCCTACGTCGCCGTCGGCATCGGCCGCGTCCCGGCGGTCGGCGTCGCGTGGACGGCCATGGTCTCGTACTTCGCGGTGCAGATGGCCGCCTACGGCGCGATCGGCGCAGCCGCCGGCCCACTGATCCACCTCGCGACCGGCTGGAACCTGCCCTGGTGGGTGATCGCGCTGGCCTGCTGGGCCGGTGTCGGGCTGCTCGGCGTGCGCCGCATCGACCTGTCCGGCAAGGTTCTCGCGCTGCTGGGCGCGGCCGAGATCTGCGTGGTGCTCGTCTTCGACGTCGCCAATCTCCTACCAGCCAGCCACCCCGGGCACGATATCGAGATCGCGGCCAGCTTCAACCCGGCCGGGCTTCTAACCGCCTCCGGCGGTGCGGTTCTGGTGCTGGCCGTGCTGGCGTTCGCGGGCGTCGAACAGGGCCCCGTCTACGGCGAGGAAGCCCGCACCGGCAGCGTCCCGCGCGCCACGTACCTCGCGGTCGGCCTCATCATCGCCGTGTACGCGATCAGCTCCTGGGCGATGACCGTGCCCGCCGGCCCGGCCCGCACCCTCCAACTCGCCGCGGAGCAGGGGCCGGAGCTGCTGTTCACCAACGCCGCAGCCAACCTGAGCACCGCCTGGGCGACCGCCGGCCGGGTCCTGTTCGCCACCAGCCTGTTCGCGGCGATGCTCAGCTTTCACAACACCACCGCCCGGTACGTGTTCGCGCTCGGCCGCGAACGGGTGCTCCCGGCGGTGTTCGGGCGGGCTTCGCGCAGAACCTTCGCGCCCAAGGCCGGATCCCTCGCGCAGTCAACGATCGCGTTCATGATCATCGCCGTGTACGCCGCAGCCGGATGGGACCCGCTGACCAAGCTGTTCTACCTCGCTGGCACCGGCGGCGCGTTCGGGATCCTGGTCCTGCTGACCGTTACCTCCGCCGCCGTCGTCGCGTTCTTCGCCGACCCCGCCCACCGCCAGCTCGCCGGGGTGTGGACAAAGCTGATTGCCCCCACCGTCGCGTGCGCGGCGCTGGCGGCGATGACGGTCCTGGCGTTGACCCACTTCGCGTCCGTCCTCGGCGTATCCGACGACTCGGCTCTGCGGTGGGCGATCCCGACCGGCCTGGCCGCCATCGGGCTCGCGGGCTGCGGTTGGGGCCTGTACCTGCGCGCCGCCCGCCCGGGTGCCTATCGCGTCATCGGTCGCGGCACCGCCGCCGTCCTGCCCACCCCCATCCTCCCGGAGGTCTCGTCATGACCCACACCTCGCCCACCATCGACGTCGACCGCGACATCCAGATCGTCCGCGCGGTCGCCGGTGACCTCGACACCGTCAACCGGATCCTGACCGCCGCGTTCACCGAGCCCGAGTCCCTGGCCGTGTGCCGGTGGCTGGTGCCCGACGACGCGCGGCGCGCGCCGGTGATGTGCGACTTCTTCGCCATCCTCACCAGCGCAGCCCTCGCCCGCGGCACGATCTACCTTGCGACCCGCGTCGGGCACCCGATCGGAGCGGGCGTGTGGTTGCACCGCATCGCACCGCTGCCCGACTCGGTCGACTACCCGGCACGGCTGGCCGCCGCCACCGGCGAACATCTGCCGCGATTCCAGACCCTCGACGCCGAGTTCGACGCCCGCCACCCGCACGAGTCGCATGATCACCTCGCACTGCTCGGCGTGCGGCCGGCCTGGCGGGGCAAGGGCATCGGCGGGCGACTGCTGCGCCACGCCCACACCCGCCTGGATGAGGTCGGTCTGCCCGCCTACCTCGAGGCGTGTGACGCCAACAGCCGCCGGCTGTACCTGCGCCATGGCTACGTCGACCACGGCGGCCCGATCCAACTGCCCGACGGCGGACCGGCCCTTCACCCGATGTGGCGGCCTGGTCCGGGACTGGCCGCCTCCTAGCAGCCGGACGGGGCGGGTGACCTGGCCGCCCCGCACGGCCCGAACATCTCTCCCACTGGTCCGAGCAGGAAGGACACCACCATGCCCGAAATGGCGAACGACCCCGCCGAGCGCATCGTCGATCAGGCCCTCGCTCGGACCGCTGACCAGCTCGCCGCCGCCCACTCCCAGCACCCCGACAACCCGCGACGCTGCGCCGCTGGCTGCCACAGTGCTTGGCCGTGCATGAGCCACCGCTTCGCCGAGCGGGCACGCCATGCGGCCAGGGGTGACTGGCGCGACGCGTGGACGGCCCGGCACGACCTGGCGTCTGCCGGCATCCCCGTGGCGGGCTGAGCGGTGAGCACCCGTCACGCCGCGCGGCTGGCCACCATCGCCGCAGTATGGGTGGCCGGCAGCGCCGTCACCACGGCACTCCTCGCCCGGTCACGCGCACGCGCCGCCCAGGAACGCGAGGCCGTCGCCCTGCACCGGGCGAAGCTGTGGCGCCAGGCCGCGCTGGTCGACGACGTCACCGGCATCGCCTCCCGCGCCGCGTGGGAGGCCCAACTGGCACGTGCCGCACACACCGACCGGCCCACCGCCGTGCTCGTCTTCGACGTGGACAGGTTCAAAGACCTCAATGAGTTATTGGGTCACCCGGGCGGCGACCGGGTCCTTCACCACGTCGCCGGCCTGCTGACTGGGGTGCTGGCCGGGCGCGGGTTCCTGGCCCGCTACGGCGGGGATGAGTTCGCCGCGCTCATCCCTCTCGACGGCCCCGACCCGCACACCCAGGCCGGCGAGCTCGCCAGCGCGCTGGCCGGCGGGCTGGTCGTGCCGGCGAGGGTGTGCGCGCCGTGGCCGGTGACGCTCAGCGTCGGCGTCGCCGTGCTGCACCCAGGAGAGGACACCGGTCAGGCGTTCGTGGCCGCCGACCGGGCGATGTTCCAGGCCAAGGACCACCGCCGACACACCCACACCGCGATGCCGCGCGCGGCATGAACTTCTGCCCGGCTGCCCCCGATGCACGGGGCAACGGTTTGCGATTCCGACTGACAGTAATCGAGCACGGCGAGGACATGATGAGCAGACACGAACTTCCCGACCACGGCCTGGTGGTGGCAGAACTTGACGCCACCGGCCCCGACGCCCGCACCGGCCTGGCCCGGCTAGTGGGTATCACCGTGTGCGACTACCAGGGCCGCGCCGACCGGCCCGACTGGCTGCCGGCAGCCGACTGCACGCTGGTCTATGACCCGCCTGGCGGATGGCTGCTGCTCGTGCCCGCCCAGGGACATATGCTTCCCTCAGGCTGGCTGCGGCAGGGCGGAGCTCCCGTTCAGCGATTCACGGCGCTGGACGGTGCCACGGTGGTGCTGGATCCGGCGCACCGTTACGAGATCCGCCAGGCCGGGGCGCGTTGCTGGCTGTGGCGGGTGCCCGTCGAGGAAGAAGCAGCCCGGTGATCGGGGCGGGCGTGCAAGACGTCTTCGACACCACCACGGCCTGGTTCGACTCGTTGCCTGGGCCGGGCCGGCTGGTGCTGGCCGCCACAGGGCAGGTGGCCGGCGAACAACACCTGGCCGACGTCGCTTCCGGCGGGGTGTGGTTCACCCTCGAGCGCGACCCGCTGTGGGCGATGCGCGAAGCGATCGGGTTGTGCGGCACCCCGGGCGTCCTTGGCGCGGCGCTGGCCCACCGCCGCGAGGACCATACCCTCGACGCGCACACCGTCGCGTTGGCCCTGACCGTGTCCGCCGACCTGACCCGCCGCCGCCGCGACCACGCCGTCACCGACAAGGCCGCCGTATGCAGCCCGGTCCGGCCGAGCCTCGTGCTCACCGGATGCTCGGCCGTACCGCACCTGATCACCGTCCACACCGGCAGTCAGCTTCGCGATCGGGTCATGTGGGAAGTCATCGATGACGCCACCGCCGAACAGGTCCACGGCGAACCCCTTCCCCCGGCCGCCGCGCGCGCCCGCCTCAACACCCATCTCCGCGAGTTGCTGGACCTGCGCGCCCGCACCCGTGCCGGATACCTCCCCGACAGTCCGCTTGGCGGGATGATCGCCGCAGTGTGCGCGGACGGACCGTTGACCATCACCGCCGTGTACCGCGAGGCCGCGACCCTCCTCCCGCTGCTCGACGACACGTTCGACGGTGCCCGATGACCACGCGCCTGGCCGAACGTGCGACGGACATCGTGTCCACGGCCGAGGTAGGTGACTTCCGCGATCCGCCCGCCGCCGGGGTACTGGCAGTGACCACGTCGCGCAGAACGGTCCTCGGCCGCCGGTGGCTCGGCACCGCCGGGCCTGACAGATCCGTGTGGTGGACTCAAGGCGCGCACGCCGACCTTGCAGCCGCCGGCCTGGAGCTGGCCGCCCACGCCGATGCTGAGGCCGCCACCATCGACAGGCCCGGCGACAGATCCGTGCGGGTCGGGTTGGCGGTGGCGTTCGCCCACCACCTCGCAACCCGTCCCCGACTCGGACCGCGCCGCGTACCGGTCACCAGTCCTGGCCCGAGCCCGGTGCCGGCCGGGTGGTATTCGGTGGCCCGGCCGTCGACACCGCCCTGTGGGAGATCACCACTGGCGTGCGCGAATACCTCCGCCACGGCCGCGCCCCAACCGATCCAGCGGCGCGGGCCTGGGTCGACGCGCACGCCCACCAGCTCGCCGGACTTCGGGGCGCCGCCCCGCACCGGCCGCCTCCCGCGTACCCCCCGCCCGCGAACTGCCAGTGCACCCTGGCCGCCGTCGACGATGCCCTGACCGCTGTTCACGCCGCCTACTCGACGAAGACCCTGCGAGCATCGCCGTGAAGATCTGAACCACCTCGGCGTGCTCGTACTGGCCGGCGGTGTCGGCTGGCTGCTGTGGCAGGCGATGCGCACCGCCCACGCCGCCCCGACTTTCCGGTAAAGCCGGCCGTCGTCGCCCCAACCCGACCTCGCGCCAATCCCCCACTCCATCGTCAAGCTCACCGTGAAGGCCAGACCATGAGACTTCCCGGCCCCGCGCGGCTGTCCTGCACAGTCGCGATCGCCCTCGTTCTGCTCGCCGGGTGCGGCGGCACCGACAAGGAGGCACCGTTGCTGACCCGCAGCAGCTCCGACGCCAGCCAGCAGGTCCAGACGTACTTCCGCGGTGTCGCGGCCACCGTCACCGGCCAGCAGGAACAGGGCAAGCAGGTCGGCCTGGGCCCGGCCCCGTGCGAAGGCCGCGCCGGCGAGACGGCCACCGACGACCGCTACTACATCCAGGGCACCTACGACCTGCCCTTCACCGCCGACCGCGACCAGCACACGGTCTTCCAGACCCTCCACGACACCTGGAAAGCCCAGGGCTACGAGTTCACCGAACCCCTCAACAAACTCCCCAGCGGCGACTGGACCCTCACCGCACGCAACCCCACCGACGGCTACAAGATCTCCGTCACCGGATACGACCACATCCTGCGCCTCCTCATCTTCTCCCCCTGCTACCAGCCACCCGCGGTGTGAGGCGGCGGAGATGATCGTCGGGGCCTCTTCCGGAGGCGAGCCAGGTCACCCGGTCGGCGTCATAGGTGGCTGCAATGTGTGTCAGGTAGAAGTAGGTGGTGATGATCGTCGGTGTGCTGCCGCCGGTCTGGCGTCACGTTCCGGCCTTCGGGTGTCGCACGGCTCAGGGTGTTGACGGCCATGGAATTTAGTCCCAGCTTAAGGAATGTGGTGCTTTCCGCCGGCACTTGTGGCCGCTTGGGCGAGCAATCAGTGTCCATTGCGGATCGACACCACGCTTACTTGGCTGGTACAAATTCTGTCGAGAGGTTAGCGATTCCCCACCTTGGTTCCGGTGAACGCTGCCCAGTCCGCGTTCGTGATGACCAGAGTCGGGCCGCAAGGGTCTTTGGAGTCTCGCAGGTGTACATTTCCGCTGGTGAAAGCAACCTCGACGCAGTCGCTGGTGTCTCCGCTGCGGGTGCTTTTACGCCAACGCATTTCTCGTGCGCCTTCGATGAACATGCCCGCCTCCCTGGCATC
Proteins encoded in this window:
- a CDS encoding GPP34 family phosphoprotein; translated protein: MADGLYLAAHHHATGHALLGDGVLGVGLAGCLLGEALLREYLWLDAGRLRVDPATQTPVDAVVHMVVAEVRAEPGRLAADWLPALSDSALGWVRRRLVRARTLRVEERRMRSPRLVPALPGNVELRGIRLRRAVRHPHELTDADVLLLAVIDAIGLAGEFFSSDPDLHTLATGYICGLPQPLAALVAAVDQVVVRSVAAPRP
- a CDS encoding APC family permease, which produces MSLARNRLGASPVLFFLLSAAAPLTVVAGVVTAGYASTANTALPAGFVLVGIVLAVFMVGYLAMSKAVPNAGAFYAYVAVGIGRVPAVGVAWTAMVSYFAVQMAAYGAIGAAAGPLIHLATGWNLPWWVIALACWAGVGLLGVRRIDLSGKVLALLGAAEICVVLVFDVANLLPASHPGHDIEIAASFNPAGLLTASGGAVLVLAVLAFAGVEQGPVYGEEARTGSVPRATYLAVGLIIAVYAISSWAMTVPAGPARTLQLAAEQGPELLFTNAAANLSTAWATAGRVLFATSLFAAMLSFHNTTARYVFALGRERVLPAVFGRASRRTFAPKAGSLAQSTIAFMIIAVYAAAGWDPLTKLFYLAGTGGAFGILVLLTVTSAAVVAFFADPAHRQLAGVWTKLIAPTVACAALAAMTVLALTHFASVLGVSDDSALRWAIPTGLAAIGLAGCGWGLYLRAARPGAYRVIGRGTAAVLPTPILPEVSS
- a CDS encoding GGDEF domain-containing protein; protein product: MSTRHAARLATIAAVWVAGSAVTTALLARSRARAAQEREAVALHRAKLWRQAALVDDVTGIASRAAWEAQLARAAHTDRPTAVLVFDVDRFKDLNELLGHPGGDRVLHHVAGLLTGVLAGRGFLARYGGDEFAALIPLDGPDPHTQAGELASALAGGLVVPARVCAPWPVTLSVGVAVLHPGEDTGQAFVAADRAMFQAKDHRRHTHTAMPRAA
- a CDS encoding DUF397 domain-containing protein, coding for MFIEGAREMRWRKSTRSGDTSDCVEVAFTSGNVHLRDSKDPCGPTLVITNADWAAFTGTKVGNR
- a CDS encoding GNAT family N-acetyltransferase, translated to MTHTSPTIDVDRDIQIVRAVAGDLDTVNRILTAAFTEPESLAVCRWLVPDDARRAPVMCDFFAILTSAALARGTIYLATRVGHPIGAGVWLHRIAPLPDSVDYPARLAAATGEHLPRFQTLDAEFDARHPHESHDHLALLGVRPAWRGKGIGGRLLRHAHTRLDEVGLPAYLEACDANSRRLYLRHGYVDHGGPIQLPDGGPALHPMWRPGPGLAAS